Within the Miscanthus floridulus cultivar M001 chromosome 2, ASM1932011v1, whole genome shotgun sequence genome, the region GGAGAGGAGGGCAGCCCTGGGAGGAGGGCAGCCGGGCAGCACAGCAGGGAGCCATGCAGATATTAGAGGCGGGCAGCACAGCAGGGTAGCTACTCCCATCACGGCTGACTACTGTCACTGACATCCTGGACGGAAAAGGCTGTCCCCACCTGTCACTGACGGATATTAGAGGCGGGATAGTCTAGTCAGCCGGTGCAACAAGTGCAGCGTAACAGTATTGTCAGCGACACGGCGCCCCACCGGCAGGGTTGCGAATAAATCCGCAGCCATAATAACACCCGGAGACGAGCCAGCCGTCTGCCggccaccaccagtccaccaccaccCACCCCCGAAGGCCAAGGCCAACCACAGGAGCTGCTGGGGCGACGGACAATGGCGACGGCGTGGGTGCGCTCGCTCAGCTGCAGGTCCTCCTACGCCGTCACCGACGCCGCCATCGCGCCGCCCCCGGCCAAGAAGCCGCCGCCACCTCTGCCCTTCTCCTGCGccacggcggcggcagcggacGTGATGGACGCCGTGGCGTACGCCCAGCAGgccaggaggaagaagatggggaGGGAGCGGGAGAGGCGGAGGGAAGCGCGGGAGCCGCGTCCGCGGCCCAAGAAGAAGCCCAAGCCGATGGCGCTGTTCATgccgtcgccggcgccggcgcagcCCGTGACCTCGGCGTTCCTCACGATGGCGGAGCTGCCCGAGGGCCACTCGTCGCGGCGGGTCGTGGAGCTCATCTTCGCGTCCgggtggggaggaggaggaggaggaggaggcgcaggcgcaggcgcgggcgcgggggcgCCGAAGCCGTCGGTGGAGGCGCTGTTCCGCGTGCAGAGCGCGTCGCGCGCGGTGGCGCGGTTCGAGGAGGCCAGGGCGGCGGCCCGCGCGCACGGCGCCGCGTCGCGGTGCGGCGCCGACGGCAACGAGATGATGCGGTTCCAGTGCCACGCCCCCGCCGACGCGCCCGGCGGGGTGTTCGGCGCGGGCGTCGCCACCTGCCGCCTCGGCGCCTCGGTCTCCGCCGTGCGCACGTTCGCCTGCAGCGGGGCTGCgcacgccagcgccgccgccgccggcggcgctgCCACCACTGGGCGAAGGGCGATGCTGGTGTGCCGCGTCATCGCCGGCCGCGTCTGCCCCGCCAACCACTCGTCCCCGCGCCACGCCCACGGCTCCGCCGCGACCTCCTACGACTCCGTGGACATGGGCAACGGCGAGCTGGTGGTCCTCGACAGCCGCGCCGTGCTCCCCTGCTTCCTCATCATCTACAAGGTCTAGCCGCCGCCGCTGACTCCGGATCGCGCTAACCGACCACCGTGACCGTTAACCCCCATCGCTAATCGCTAGGCTTCTCTAGCATTGTTGgcttgcactgggtacgccctttacttTTCCGGAGTGTCAGGTGTGGATGGCAACAGGAATGGAGCCCTCTGCCGTGCGTGTAAAAATCAGTACAAAAACCGCtgcctattttttttttttttttgggtttgaATCTTGAAATGGTATAGAAACATTTTGCTTTCGTCTGTCCAGCTCCTCCCCGTCTCTTGCAATCGCATCGCTCTGCATGCAATGTACCTTGGCCTTCTTTGCTTCTGCTCTCGTGCACTTTGCAGAGGACACCAGAAGCCTCCCAGTCCCAGATCAGCCTCTCGAATCATGGCCGTGCGTGTCCCCCCGTGCACGGCTCCGATCCCCGTGACAGCGAGCGAGATTCACGGTCACGGCTTCTCACCCCCGCTGTTCGTCTGTTCCAGCGCAGAGATTTGTCGCCGCGGGTTTAAAGTGCTTTTGGCGCAGCGCTCGTgttctcttcttcctctcgccgtcGATCAATGGCTGGGAGCCTGCGTGGGACTGGGATCATGATTTTTGCAGCGCGAAGGGGTTTCCGTGACACGCGATTTGGCATGATGGGAGTAAATTAAAAGGGCCGGGGGTTGGCGACATCTTGGCAAGCCAGGCCAAGAGGGAGGTCGCCCGGTGCCGGGCTCGTGTTGGACGGTACTAGACGAGCTCCATGCTCGCTCGCTTGGTCCCTTTGTCATGGCGCTGTCCTGCTGCTGCTACCTCACTCCCATGCTTTGCTTGCTAGCTGCTCTCTGACGACAGTCTCTCTTTCTCTTGTCCTGCGCTGTCCCTGtcgcttttcctttttctttcttcAGATCACACAGAAAGAAATCGCAGCAGGGGGCGTTGCTCGCTCTGTCTCCCCGTTCGTGTTCTTCGTTGGCTCGCGCTTTCGTTTGGTGGCAACTGCAATCCAGGCAAAAGCGTCCGGGATGGTTAATGTGAAGTAAATGCGAGGTCCAATCGGGCAGCCGCTGCCTGCTCGGCGCTTGCTTTGCTTGCGTCCAAAGGCTCTTGTGGAGCGACAACGCATGCCACACAGTAGTGACACAGTCCATTTTTCCTGTTCCCTTTGAATGTCCGACGAAGTCCTTTCGAGAGATGTGACCTCGGCTATCAAAATCGAGAGATGGGGCATGTAGTGACATAGCACTAAtaagggggtgtttagatcccttccagtttgaaaaatggatactgtagcactttcgtttgtatttgacaaaaattgttcaattatgaactatttaggcttaaaagattcatatcgtcaattacgggcaaactgtgtaattagttgttctttttacctatatttattgctccatgcatgtgccgcaagattcgatgtgacggggaatcttgaaaaattttagattttaggtgggatctaaacaccccctaagtaATAACCAAAGTTTAGTAGCAGTACCTCCAATCCTACCACTTTTTTTCTTTTACCTGATAATAATGGAGTACTAGTTGTCAGACTGTCTTGGACAACCGCCGACCCAAAATACAATacctaggccccgttcgctggtctgaaacttagctgaaactggTTGAAAAGCACTTGTTATGGCTGAATTGTTGCAAGAGAAAAACTACTGTTCCGGCttgaaaaaaagaagccaaacaagccgaatatggggataagccgaacagggccttctTTCTTTAAGTAGTGCTACAGGCAaatggttcaatacctatttttgcaacaacaagacccaaaagacacccatttctgcaaatgggtcttcAGGAAAAAGGAATACTCAGATTTGGGCATCAAAAATAGGTCTTTCATATAGATACTCTAGTTGCAGACTATAGGTATTGTGTTGGAGATTTATTTTAGATTTGGGTTCCGTAACGGGTCTCATGCTCGAGACAGCCTTAGAGGAAAAAAAAACTACTTACTAGTACGGGTTGTTAGGTCACTACATGTCTACATGCCACAAATTGCTTCGTTTGGCACACACCTGAAATCCCCTGTATCCACAATGGCGGATGTGCACACTGATGGTACACTTGCGTAGCTGAAACCACGTTTGCTAGCTGAATTATTCGAAGCGTTAAACGTTGCGTTGCATGGTGCAGGTACTCTGCACAACTACGAACGTGTTTTTGTGCACGCACGCACGCTTGGTAGTAGATGCTTATCCAGAACGGCAAAAGGATCCGACATGTCCATCACAGGTTGACAGAGATTCGAACAGTGGTATACAAATTAGCTGTGTGATTATGCATCTCCTCCCCCAGAAGCGACTGTGTAGATCTGGCTGACATGGCATGGCGTATACATCTGGATGGCTGACACTGGGCCCCACCAATTTTCTCAGGGAGGGGCTGAGCTATTGGCATGTTACCATGTCTCTTGCAGAGGCACACCTGACCAGacaagggccttgtttagattgcaagttttttcactctctttctatcacatcaaatctttggacacatgcatagaatattaaatgtagataaaaaaataactaattacacagtttaattgtaaattacgagacgaatcttttgagcctagttaggtcatgattggataataattgttaaatacaaacgaaagtactacaatgCCAAATACTggttcctaacctcaatctaaataaggccaaggggaggggagggaggctgTGACTGTGACTGTGCAACTGGACCACTAGTGTCTCCGTAAGCACCAATCATCATTGGGTAAACATCACATCGCATCGGCCGCGCCGGAGCGACGTTTCTCCCGTGTGTGTTGTTGCCTCAGGTTCGTTGAGCGTGGGTGGCGACGAGAATCACCTCTGCTTTCACTTGCCGCATCTACCACCGGGGATGCTTGTGCTCACCGGAACCTCACGTTCTCGCCGCAACCAGACTTGCCCTGAATTTTCGCAGCGGCGTTTCCCGAGACCAGAAGCCTTGAGTTCTTCTCTTTGGGAAAGGCAAGAGCTCTCTGACGACAGGAGATTTACTGACGGTCACAAGATCCAATACTGAACGACTGAATGGAGACTACcagttctttttttctttctctcttaagTAGTTATTATTATACTACGTAGTATGATGGATTCCATCCATCCAAATGCAGGCAAGTGAGCGACGGCACTCATTTACTCCGCCTATCGGACTGTCCTGAGCCGGCTACCTGGCTGGGAACACCACAGCATGGAGGATGCGATGCATACCGCCGTGCCTGCATCTCGTCACCTCTGGTACCTGATGTTACCATGCTTCCACGGTGACGCCACCAACGCTCAGAACTGAATAATCAACCGTCATTGCTAGCTAACCACTATAGACTTGACCTCACTCCAGGAGATTGGAACGTACAGTACTTCTGACTCCTGCCTGCTGCCCAGAGTGATGAGTGAGTGAGGCGTTGTTTAAATCCATGGTGTAAAGTTTTGGAATGTCACATAGGGATGTCGCATgtgatgttcggatactaataaaaaaacaaattacagaatccgtcggtaatgcagcgagacgaatttattaaccataattaatccgtcatttaGCGCAtgtattactgtagcaccacattgtccaatcatgaactaattagacttaaaagattcagtctcgcaaattagtcacaaactgtctaaatattcgatgggatatggagtaaactttaggggaggACTGAACGAGGCCGGAGTGGTTATTGCTTCACTGTTCACCCTCACATGGTCAAACATGAACTCTGAAGGCTCAACGAGCGacgtaggccttgtttagattgcttcaaagttccaagttttttcactctctctccatcacatcgaatctaggGACACATGCATGCAGcagtaaatgtagataaaaaaaataactaattacacagtttgattataaattacgagacgaaaatcttttgagcctagttagtctatgattggacaataattgtcaaatacaaacgaaagtgctacagtgccaaatttTTCTAACTCTtgcgatctaaacaaggccgtacTCATGGAAAGAGTTTGAAGACACTCCACATCCAGTACACAGGGCCTGGCTCTCTCTGGACCCCGGGGCCCACGCGAGTTATTCCTTGCGCAGGTTGCATGCAGCGCAGCGATGAGCCGATGACCGAGTCGCCGTATACCTGCACTGCACTGTCTGCACAGCAATCAGCAGCACGGGCATAACTTGCCTGCGTTTCAGTGAGCAACAGTGCGCTGCGCATCTCTGAATGATAAATTCGTGTTGGTCTTGTCAAGATCCCGTCCCCTCCCCTTGACGGTTTGACCGGTGCGACGTACGAGTACGATACGGGCTCTGCGCTGCCGCTGCGTCCCTGAATGATGGTGGAGTGGAGGAGAGCCGAGAAtgcatttgcatttgcatgccAATGCCGTGTCCCTCTGGCGACGGCAGTAAAATCTAGCGCCAATCATGCAGCGCCGGGCTTTGCCACCGACCATGTCCTCCCCTTTTATTGCAGGAGATGGGTGATGATGGACTGATGGCGGATGCGATGCGAGGATCATACGGCTTCGCCTGGATCATGCTGGTCTCATGGAGATGGAGTAACAGTATTACAGTAACAGTCCACTACTACAGCTACTAGTAGCTCTCAGGTCATCATGCATGGTGGTGAGGACGAGTTCTCAGTTCAGGCCTCAGGTTAGGGGTCATCGATTCAACCACAGCTCCAGATGTCGCCCACCCAGCATCGAATCGAATTTCATGCACCGACCGACCGACCAGATCGCTCGCAAAGAGAATCCACTCATACTTCACCGGGTTGGCGGTTCAGCAACTTGGATCATGATACTAGTATAGCAAGCAGTAGCCTTGCTTGAATACCTACCCTACCTctcaatgactgtgattgggaccATCAACTTTTACTCGACACAGTTAACAGTTCAGTGGACGCAGTACTCCCCCGAGCTTGCCGGCGGCGATCCCTGATCGATGTCTCGTGACACCGGGGCATTATTATCCTGCCTGTACTTCCACATGGCCTCTTGCTCATCAATGGAGACGAGACGACGTCGCAAGATCAGGCGACCTGGAGAAGAGATCAAGGCACTGTATTTCTGGTCAAATTTCGCATGGTGCATTGTTAATGCTGCGCAAAGGACAGCAAATCTGGgaccactaggacccatcagtatGCAGCATGTTCACTTGctcgtatatgatcgtggattataagctgaaaatattatttttctctcacaccgaaccagccagcagtaaataatccgaaacgaacaggctgatggtcGTCAATTGTACTAACAGACAGGATTTCTTTGCCTCACAGGTCAGTGAAACCGGTCCAATCGCCTGAATTGAAGTGAGGGCTGTCGAGAGATGAAGCAGTCGAGAGACAAAACAATATTTGACACAGGGAAGTATACATTTTCGCACTAATCCAAGGTAGTATAACTCAAGATGAAAATGCTAGGCTATCATCAGGATACAACCATTTTGCCTTCATCGACTCTGATCGAAGTCTAGAATTTCGAGACTGATCATTGTGGCACTATGACTGCGTCTTCATTGCTGAACTTTCAAATATATAATGGCAAAAGGCTTGAATCTAACAGTCTGATCACTTCATCGAAGATATAATAAgagggaaaagaaagaaaagaatatCCCCAACTAAATGGTCACTAGCAAACCAGATTTTGAAACTAGGCTTGATACACACGAATATTCACATGGTTAGAATGAACTCTCCTGTTCTGAATTGCCTGCCTTATGGCACCCTGCCACGGAATGCAAATGCTCTTGGTCAGTGCTTGACAGCTCCACGTTTGGGCGGCCTTGGTCGAGTTGAGGATGCACCTGGACCCTTGCGGGTTTTCCTGGACCGAGTTTTCTTTGGCTCATAACCTATAAATTCTAAGTCCTCGCATATCTCTTGCCTCCCTAGAAGAAGCCCAGGAATTATCTCCCTCTGAAAATTCCTCATACCCCTCCCTCTCTTTAGCTTGATCCGACATGCTGGTCCTTCATTATAGGGTGGTGACACATTCATGGATTGCCCGTCATCTTTGATCTCCTCTAGATTCAACACGATTTTCTCGAACGAGTCCAatgaaggctgaggctcatcgtTCCCGTTCTGAGCTGCTGTCTGATTGCTGCTTCCAAAGCAATGAGCCATGCATTCAGAACTATGCTGAAAAATGGAAAGAAGGGTTCTAGCTGCAATATCAGCTGTTGtgccatcatcatcaaccttatcTTGAAGCATGCTTAACTCCTGAATATTTGATGCTCCATTGTGGGATATCCCAAGTCTTGAATGGAAATTATTATCAACAAGAGGAGATCCAGGGATAAAAAACTCCTTGTTAATGGTTCCAGACTCTGGCGACTGAACCTTATTGATACCACTAGTTGTTGGGGCTGTGAGAAGCACGTGACTGTCATCCTTGTGTCCCAACATATGATCAGTTCCAGGAACCACATGCTTGGTAGAAGTTTCTGCATGCAGGCTATTTTTCGTCGAGAAAGAATGATCGGGTGCTGTTCCTTTACTTACATCATTATTTACAACCTTATCTCTATAATCGCTGATTTCTGATGGCATGTCAGTGCTTTCAGGTGACACATTAAGGTCAAAAAGGAACTTCTGTTGAACTGAGGATTCAGTTACCACATCCCTTGAACTATCTGCAGCTGAGTTGGGCGTGATCACCGTGAATGGAAGATCCTTTCATACCAGAACCAGCTACACATTCTTTTTCAGAAGCTTCTCTAGGGTTGTCTGAAAAATTTCCACGGTACGTCGAGGAAGAAGGAAACAAAGAAGGCACAAGAAGGCTTTCTTCTTGAGGAACATTCAGGTCAAATAGTGAATGTCTTGCTTCAGTGTTACTTGTTTTGATAGGGGACTGACAATCCGGAGTGTCACTAGATCCAACTGAACCTGGAAATGCATAAGGTTAGAATAGTCATGAAGGTCTATGTGCAGGCCATCTTGTTGGATTATGATTTAGCTTGCAATGAACGAGGCATCGCACACGAGAATAAAGTAAGGAGAATAAAACCTGAAAATGCTCCAATAATCTCATTGTGATCTTGGACTTGTGGTAATGTCGAATTCATGACATGTCTAATATACCAACTAAAGCTCTAAAGCATGAATGATCCTACAATAGGAATATACGGATTTGCAGAACTTGGAACTCTCAAATGAATTATTGACATAGAAGTTTATAAATTTTAGTTAGTAGACATAGATCTAGAGGTATAT harbors:
- the LOC136539397 gene encoding uncharacterized protein: MATAWVRSLSCRSSYAVTDAAIAPPPAKKPPPPLPFSCATAAAADVMDAVAYAQQARRKKMGRERERRREAREPRPRPKKKPKPMALFMPSPAPAQPVTSAFLTMAELPEGHSSRRVVELIFASGWGGGGGGGGAGAGAGAGAPKPSVEALFRVQSASRAVARFEEARAAARAHGAASRCGADGNEMMRFQCHAPADAPGGVFGAGVATCRLGASVSAVRTFACSGAAHASAAAAGGAATTGRRAMLVCRVIAGRVCPANHSSPRHAHGSAATSYDSVDMGNGELVVLDSRAVLPCFLIIYKV